Proteins encoded together in one Kingella oralis window:
- a CDS encoding bacteriohemerythrin, with product MTIVEWTPDLNTGIPDIDEQHKQMLHHINDFYEAANAKDKDRMSIVLFDLINSTLAHFQYEEALMEQAKYPLLEPHRRVHKNFIDKLMNLHEKLQTMETTDDIAVLLIDSLDGWLFRHIRINDKGYTNSVNESGVYQAMHENLVAARAAQMQEYGEVAEPEPQPKPAPQPVQPKPAPRPAPQAQAAPAQPKAEPKPAPAPKPAPAPQNKPTPQPATQPQNKEPEDDEPRGWASGNWKF from the coding sequence ATGACAATCGTAGAATGGACCCCCGATTTAAACACAGGCATCCCCGATATTGATGAGCAGCATAAACAAATGCTGCATCATATCAACGACTTCTATGAAGCGGCGAACGCCAAAGACAAAGACCGCATGTCAATCGTATTGTTTGACCTGATTAACAGCACCCTTGCGCACTTCCAATACGAAGAAGCGCTGATGGAACAAGCCAAATACCCCCTGCTGGAACCCCATCGCCGCGTGCACAAAAACTTCATTGACAAACTGATGAATTTGCATGAAAAACTGCAAACCATGGAAACCACCGACGACATCGCCGTGCTGCTGATTGACAGCCTAGATGGCTGGCTGTTCCGCCACATCCGCATCAACGACAAAGGCTACACCAACAGCGTAAACGAATCAGGCGTGTACCAAGCCATGCACGAAAACCTTGTCGCCGCCCGCGCCGCGCAAATGCAAGAGTATGGCGAAGTCGCCGAACCAGAACCTCAACCCAAACCTGCGCCACAGCCCGTGCAGCCCAAGCCCGCCCCGCGCCCCGCGCCACAAGCGCAAGCCGCCCCCGCGCAGCCCAAAGCAGAACCCAAACCCGCGCCCGCTCCCAAACCTGCCCCCGCGCCGCAAAACAAACCCACCCCCCAGCCCGCCACCCAACCACAAAACAAAGAACCCGAAGACGACGAACCGAGAGGCTGGGCAAGCGGCAACTGGAAATTCTAA
- a CDS encoding site-specific recombinase, which translates to MIAPKDHTLSEFLAEQVARHNAFNLLQGLAIWLRQRKGKRAQERIHLLITTLQQDPELCAKTAELLAKWLGSLRLYPLLISAGIFSRKGFRDELIARLYEHFNPAYKDPNDLRDVFALLLVNERDARWLREVPEQTWLQLFHLIWQKTPAHQLDTLRRYVRWEGFHAIEMLSIWIAAEALEPDLVRLDPKLLDRDSAFVAFKRETHAWLAAHVQHQAFDDSHLQVMLQQCRDKVEKLRKLGTGSGAGASMDVAHLLERLDQTFNRIVLLLTTFADEKPKLANLLHLTGILACATAEQQSVSRLWKRSVGMLARSITQNTSDHGEHYITRSKKEYMGMVRSAAGGGVLIALMALFKIVYVGRHITNPFAYGVAAGLNYGLGFALIFILHFTVATKQPAMTASRFAAAVERSESGHAVNQKLAQLLIDVVRSQVAAVAGNVVVAMTLAMLIALVYRFTQGVPILTEAEVAYQIHSVNPWGATLWYAAIAGLWLFCSGIISGFFDNRCDYLNLRMRLRQHPVLKRLLPEKLRGKVADYLHSNYGSLMGNVCFGMLLGMTGFVGHALGLPLDIRHVAFSSANIGYAAVAGHEGLWVFIQSVFFVLLIGVVNLVVSFMLTLWVALRSREAKIDSWLGIFQCAWQQIRAQPMNLFYPKDLPADANEQGQAEKHGH; encoded by the coding sequence ATGATTGCCCCCAAAGACCACACCCTATCCGAATTTCTCGCCGAGCAGGTCGCCCGACACAATGCGTTCAACCTGCTGCAAGGCTTGGCGATTTGGCTGCGCCAGCGCAAAGGCAAGCGCGCCCAAGAGCGCATCCATCTGCTTATCACCACCTTGCAGCAAGACCCCGAGCTGTGCGCCAAAACCGCCGAGCTGCTGGCAAAATGGCTGGGCAGCTTGCGGCTTTATCCCCTGCTGATTAGCGCGGGGATTTTCTCGCGCAAAGGCTTTCGCGACGAACTCATCGCGCGGCTGTATGAACATTTCAACCCTGCCTACAAAGACCCCAACGACTTGCGCGATGTGTTCGCCCTGCTGCTGGTAAACGAGCGCGATGCCCGCTGGCTGCGCGAAGTGCCCGAGCAAACATGGCTGCAATTATTCCACCTGATTTGGCAAAAAACGCCCGCCCACCAGCTAGACACGCTGCGCCGCTATGTGCGCTGGGAGGGCTTTCACGCCATTGAAATGCTGTCGATTTGGATTGCCGCCGAAGCGCTGGAACCCGATTTGGTGCGGCTAGACCCCAAGCTGTTAGACCGCGATTCGGCATTTGTCGCCTTCAAGCGCGAAACCCACGCTTGGCTAGCGGCGCACGTTCAACACCAAGCCTTTGACGACAGCCATTTGCAAGTGATGCTGCAACAATGCCGCGACAAAGTAGAAAAACTGCGCAAACTCGGCACCGGCTCGGGCGCGGGCGCGTCTATGGACGTGGCGCATCTGCTGGAACGGCTAGACCAAACATTTAACCGCATCGTACTGCTGCTGACCACGTTTGCAGACGAAAAACCCAAGCTCGCCAACCTATTGCATTTAACAGGCATCCTCGCCTGCGCCACCGCCGAGCAACAAAGCGTGTCGCGCCTGTGGAAACGCAGCGTGGGCATGCTCGCCCGCAGCATCACACAAAACACCAGCGACCACGGCGAGCATTACATCACGCGCAGCAAAAAAGAATACATGGGCATGGTGCGCTCCGCAGCGGGCGGTGGCGTATTGATTGCGCTGATGGCGTTGTTCAAAATTGTGTATGTGGGGCGGCACATCACCAACCCGTTTGCCTACGGCGTTGCCGCAGGGCTGAACTACGGCTTGGGCTTCGCGCTGATATTTATCTTGCACTTCACCGTTGCCACCAAACAGCCCGCCATGACCGCCTCGCGCTTTGCCGCCGCCGTGGAACGCAGCGAATCAGGGCACGCGGTCAATCAAAAACTCGCGCAGCTGCTGATTGACGTGGTGCGCTCGCAAGTCGCCGCTGTGGCGGGCAATGTGGTCGTTGCCATGACACTTGCCATGCTGATTGCGCTGGTTTACCGCTTCACACAAGGCGTGCCGATACTCACCGAAGCCGAAGTCGCCTACCAAATCCATTCAGTAAACCCTTGGGGCGCAACGCTTTGGTACGCCGCCATTGCAGGCTTGTGGCTGTTTTGCTCGGGCATTATTTCGGGCTTTTTTGACAACCGCTGCGATTATCTGAACCTGCGGATGCGCCTGCGCCAACACCCCGTGCTCAAACGTTTGCTGCCCGAAAAGCTGCGCGGCAAAGTCGCCGATTATCTCCACTCCAACTACGGCAGCCTGATGGGGAACGTGTGCTTCGGGATGCTGCTGGGCATGACGGGCTTTGTGGGGCACGCGCTGGGGCTGCCGCTGGATATTCGCCACGTTGCCTTCTCCTCTGCCAACATTGGCTACGCCGCAGTGGCGGGGCATGAGGGGCTGTGGGTGTTTATTCAGAGCGTGTTTTTCGTGTTGCTGATTGGCGTGGTGAATCTGGTGGTGAGCTTTATGCTCACCCTATGGGTGGCGCTGCGCTCGCGCGAAGCCAAGATTGACAGCTGGCTGGGTATTTTCCAATGCGCATGGCAGCAAATACGCGCGCAGCCGATGAATTTGTTTTACCCGAAAGATTTGCCCGCCGATGCGAATGAGCAGGGTCAGGCGGAGAAACATGGGCATTAG
- a CDS encoding hemerythrin domain-containing protein, translating into MTDLSLWQTASLPNTVDHVLERYHATHRRQLADAAQLAAKVAARHETFPSGLVDLIQAIEAELSSHMMKEERMLFPMIKNGMGRNAGMPIRVMMMEHEEHEAALAQLLATTDNFTAPAEACSSWQQLYADLKTFADDLNDHIELENTILFPRALNE; encoded by the coding sequence ATGACCGACCTCTCCCTCTGGCAAACCGCCAGCCTGCCCAACACCGTTGACCACGTGCTTGAACGCTACCACGCCACGCACCGCCGCCAGCTTGCCGATGCCGCGCAGCTTGCCGCCAAAGTCGCCGCCCGCCACGAAACCTTCCCCAGCGGTTTGGTGGATTTAATCCAAGCCATTGAAGCCGAACTCAGCAGCCACATGATGAAAGAAGAGCGCATGCTGTTCCCGATGATAAAAAACGGCATGGGGCGCAACGCGGGCATGCCCATCCGCGTGATGATGATGGAACACGAAGAACACGAAGCCGCGCTGGCGCAGTTGCTGGCGACCACGGATAACTTTACCGCCCCCGCCGAGGCGTGCAGCAGCTGGCAACAGCTTTACGCCGATTTGAAAACCTTTGCCGACGATTTGAACGACCACATTGAGCTGGAAAATACAATTTTGTTTCCTCGCGCATTGAATGAGTAA
- a CDS encoding TlpA family protein disulfide reductase, translated as MKKTLAALAAIAIIALAAFTLFGAPANPAPSFQLTNLHNQTISNANLQGKVTLINFWFPTCPGCVSEMPKLIKMAHDYQGKDFQILGIAEPTSNPADSLDGVKNYVAKQGIPFEVMFDGDKAVAKKFLKTELYPTSVLLNKKGEVLKTFVGEPDFAALYRVVDDEMAK; from the coding sequence ATGAAAAAAACCCTCGCCGCGCTGGCCGCCATCGCCATCATCGCGCTTGCCGCGTTCACCTTGTTTGGCGCGCCAGCCAACCCCGCCCCCAGCTTCCAGCTCACCAATCTACACAACCAAACCATCAGCAACGCTAACCTGCAAGGCAAAGTAACCCTGATTAACTTTTGGTTTCCCACCTGCCCCGGTTGCGTAAGCGAAATGCCCAAGCTCATCAAAATGGCGCACGATTATCAGGGCAAAGATTTCCAAATTCTCGGCATCGCCGAGCCCACGTCCAACCCCGCCGACAGCCTAGACGGAGTGAAAAATTATGTTGCCAAACAAGGCATTCCGTTTGAAGTGATGTTTGATGGCGACAAAGCCGTTGCCAAAAAATTCCTGAAAACCGAGCTTTACCCCACCAGCGTGTTGCTTAACAAAAAGGGCGAAGTGCTGAAAACCTTTGTGGGCGAGCCTGATTTTGCCGCGCTGTATCGCGTGGTGGATGACGAAATGGCGAAATAG
- a CDS encoding acyl-CoA thioesterase: protein MPYTQEILNYHLDGYAHVNNARYLEFLEAARWHYFKRQMPLGSLQQAQLVVSRMDIRYRRAAKLGDILHIHSQLTQAQSRQFIVTQRILFADSGQLCVQAEVTLMPTDSQGRVFRLPEPLLAAFQQLTSLS, encoded by the coding sequence ATGCCCTACACCCAAGAAATCCTGAACTACCACCTAGACGGCTACGCCCATGTCAACAATGCCCGCTATCTTGAATTTTTGGAAGCCGCACGTTGGCATTATTTCAAGCGGCAAATGCCGTTGGGCAGTCTGCAACAAGCCCAGCTGGTCGTTTCCCGCATGGACATCCGCTACCGCCGCGCCGCCAAGCTCGGCGATATCCTGCACATTCACAGCCAGCTTACCCAAGCCCAATCGCGCCAATTTATCGTTACGCAGCGCATCCTGTTTGCCGACAGCGGGCAGCTTTGCGTGCAGGCCGAAGTAACGCTGATGCCCACCGACAGCCAAGGGCGCGTTTTCAGGCTGCCTGAACCGCTGCTCGCCGCCTTTCAACAACTCACCTCGTTATCATGA
- a CDS encoding MlaA family lipoprotein — protein sequence MDNRLKIGITCLLLATSFAAQAEGTPAPYERYNRAMFKFNDKADQYVFTPVARGYRKVTPQPVRTAVGNFFNNLRDVKSMGNNILRGHIGKAGGDFMRVAVNTTFGIGGLIDIAGAANMPNHKTTFGDTLASWGWKNSNYFVMPLFGPSTVRDTVGEGVSMVYVPQRAIIHDRAANYSLAGLNAVSSREKLLDATDTLNEMALDKYVATRDAYMALRNKQLGSAAIQPEDGLTDPEAASAPASGEPKIALPAAQRQPENPTTPAQE from the coding sequence ATGGATAACCGCCTGAAAATCGGCATCACTTGCCTACTGCTGGCGACCAGTTTCGCCGCCCAAGCCGAGGGCACGCCCGCCCCCTACGAACGCTACAACCGCGCGATGTTTAAATTTAACGACAAAGCCGACCAATATGTGTTCACGCCCGTGGCACGCGGTTATCGCAAAGTAACGCCCCAGCCCGTGCGCACCGCGGTGGGCAATTTTTTCAACAACCTGCGCGATGTGAAAAGCATGGGCAACAACATCTTGCGCGGACACATTGGCAAGGCAGGCGGCGATTTTATGCGCGTGGCGGTGAACACCACCTTCGGCATCGGCGGCTTAATCGACATCGCGGGCGCAGCCAATATGCCCAACCACAAAACCACTTTCGGCGACACGCTGGCTTCTTGGGGCTGGAAAAACAGCAATTATTTCGTGATGCCGCTGTTTGGTCCGAGCACCGTGCGCGATACGGTGGGCGAGGGCGTGAGCATGGTTTATGTGCCGCAACGCGCCATCATCCACGACCGCGCCGCCAATTATTCGCTCGCCGGGCTGAACGCGGTGAGCAGCCGCGAAAAACTGCTGGATGCCACCGACACGCTCAACGAAATGGCGTTGGACAAATACGTTGCCACCCGCGATGCCTACATGGCGTTGCGTAACAAACAGCTGGGCAGCGCCGCCATCCAACCCGAAGACGGCTTAACCGACCCCGAAGCCGCTTCCGCGCCCGCAAGCGGCGAGCCGAAAATCGCCCTGCCCGCAGCCCAAAGGCAGCCTGAAAATCCAACCACCCCCGCGCAGGAGTAA
- a CDS encoding STAS domain-containing protein — translation MQSEIRDNIVYVAGEVSVQTVNQAALAQFTQQCRQPEIHAVDLSQITRADSACLSLLLTALRQKAQGSLKIHNLPASVRDLAQLYEIEEWITA, via the coding sequence ATGCAAAGCGAAATCCGCGACAATATCGTGTATGTGGCAGGCGAAGTGAGCGTGCAAACGGTAAACCAAGCCGCGCTTGCCCAGTTTACGCAGCAATGTAGGCAGCCTGAAATCCACGCCGTCGATTTAAGCCAAATCACCCGCGCCGATTCCGCCTGCCTATCGCTGTTGCTCACCGCCTTGCGCCAAAAAGCACAAGGCAGCCTGAAAATCCACAACCTGCCCGCCAGCGTGCGCGATTTGGCGCAACTTTACGAGATAGAAGAATGGATAACCGCCTGA
- a CDS encoding MlaC/ttg2D family ABC transporter substrate-binding protein translates to MKKTSILAALAISALSINLAVAAPQDASNQIKENSVQMLKILQQANGKNDAAVRKQAENYALPYFDFALMTRLSVGAPWNKATAAQKQTLVNEFRTMLIRTYSRQMLNYKNAQVTVKNAVAKPSSLLPSKEQIDVRATITNPGQQPVEAVFSTYQDGNKYKVFNVVFEGAFALVQSQKQQFKPILDSKGIDGLIADLKAKNGSK, encoded by the coding sequence ATGAAAAAAACGTCCATCCTCGCCGCCCTTGCCATCAGCGCGTTAAGCATCAACCTTGCCGTTGCCGCGCCGCAAGACGCGTCCAACCAAATCAAAGAAAACTCCGTGCAGATGCTCAAAATTTTGCAGCAGGCCAACGGCAAAAACGATGCCGCCGTGCGCAAACAAGCCGAAAACTACGCCCTGCCTTATTTTGACTTCGCGCTGATGACCCGCCTGTCCGTGGGCGCGCCGTGGAACAAAGCCACCGCCGCACAAAAACAAACGCTGGTAAACGAGTTTCGCACCATGCTGATTCGCACCTACTCGCGTCAAATGCTGAACTACAAAAACGCGCAGGTAACCGTGAAAAACGCTGTTGCCAAGCCCAGCAGCCTGTTGCCCAGCAAAGAGCAAATTGACGTACGCGCCACCATCACCAACCCCGGGCAGCAGCCGGTGGAAGCCGTGTTCAGCACCTATCAAGACGGCAACAAATACAAAGTGTTCAACGTGGTGTTTGAAGGCGCGTTTGCCCTTGTGCAAAGCCAAAAACAGCAATTCAAACCCATTTTAGACAGCAAAGGCATAGACGGCTTAATCGCCGATTTAAAAGCCAAAAACGGCAGCAAATAA
- the mlaD gene encoding outer membrane lipid asymmetry maintenance protein MlaD, protein MKKAILEFWVGLFVLLGFATLGILAFRVANGGDSFGAPSATYTVYAQFDDIGSLKVQAPIKSAGVLVGRVSDIQLDPQTFQAKVSMQIEQKYAYSVDANAAILTSGLLGEQYIGLTQGGEEEKLKNGDTLSMTTSALVLENLIGKFVSNFMNKDSQSTPAEPNTK, encoded by the coding sequence ATGAAAAAAGCCATCCTAGAATTTTGGGTCGGACTGTTCGTCCTACTCGGTTTCGCCACGCTGGGCATCCTTGCCTTTCGCGTTGCCAACGGCGGCGACAGCTTCGGCGCGCCATCCGCCACCTACACCGTGTACGCCCAGTTTGACGACATCGGCAGCCTGAAAGTGCAAGCGCCGATAAAATCCGCCGGCGTGCTGGTGGGGCGCGTGAGCGATATTCAGCTAGACCCGCAAACCTTCCAAGCCAAAGTGAGCATGCAGATTGAGCAGAAATACGCCTACAGCGTGGATGCCAACGCCGCCATTTTGACTTCGGGCTTGCTGGGCGAGCAATACATCGGCTTAACCCAAGGCGGCGAAGAAGAAAAATTGAAAAACGGCGACACCCTTTCCATGACCACTTCCGCGCTGGTGTTGGAAAACCTGATTGGCAAATTTGTCAGCAATTTTATGAACAAAGACAGCCAAAGCACGCCCGCCGAGCCCAATACAAAATAA
- the mlaE gene encoding lipid asymmetry maintenance ABC transporter permease subunit MlaE produces MNFIQSTGAKTLAFIQTLGANALFLLKILLLLPQTLLRARLTIRQMYFSGVLSVLIIAVSGLFVGMVIGLQGYTQLAKFKSADVLGFMVAASLLRELGPVLAAILFASSAGGAMTSEIGLMKTTEQLEAMDVMAVNPVARVVAPRFWAGVVSMPLLACIFNVAGIYGGYLVGVQWLGLDTGVFWSNMQNNIDWSYDVFNGLTKSLIFGSAVALIAVYQGFHCTPTAEGILRASTRTVVSSALTVLALDFILTAFMFT; encoded by the coding sequence ATGAACTTCATCCAATCCACAGGCGCAAAAACCTTAGCCTTTATCCAAACGCTGGGCGCAAACGCCTTATTCCTGCTCAAAATCCTGCTGCTGTTGCCGCAAACGCTGCTGCGCGCGCGGCTTACCATCCGCCAGATGTATTTTTCGGGCGTGTTGTCCGTGTTGATTATTGCCGTGTCGGGGCTGTTTGTCGGCATGGTGATTGGCTTGCAAGGCTACACGCAGTTGGCAAAATTTAAATCGGCGGATGTGCTGGGCTTTATGGTGGCGGCTTCGTTGCTGCGCGAGCTTGGGCCTGTGCTGGCGGCGATTTTGTTTGCCAGCAGCGCGGGCGGCGCGATGACCAGCGAAATCGGTTTGATGAAAACCACCGAGCAGCTGGAAGCGATGGATGTGATGGCGGTGAACCCTGTTGCCCGCGTGGTTGCGCCGCGCTTTTGGGCAGGCGTGGTTTCCATGCCGCTGCTGGCGTGTATTTTCAATGTGGCAGGCATTTACGGCGGCTATTTGGTGGGCGTGCAATGGCTGGGGCTGGACACGGGCGTGTTTTGGTCCAATATGCAGAACAATATTGACTGGTCGTATGACGTGTTCAACGGCTTAACCAAATCGCTGATTTTCGGCTCGGCGGTGGCGCTGATTGCCGTGTATCAAGGCTTTCATTGCACGCCCACGGCAGAGGGCATTTTGCGCGCCAGCACGCGCACGGTGGTGTCTTCCGCGCTTACGGTGCTGGCGTTGGATTTTATTTTGACCGCGTTTATGTTCACATAG
- a CDS encoding ABC transporter ATP-binding protein, translating into MMTVPFIEFQNVAFAYGARPILQNVSFAVEQGRFAAIMGGSGSGKTTLMRLITGQLRPSAGKVLLNGRDLGAFSAGELNEHRRRMGVLFQQGALFTDLNVFDNLAFPMRELTELPESVIRDLVLLKLNAVGLRGVEKLMPAELSGGMARRVALARTIALDPELMLFDEPFTGLDPISLGVIAHLIHRVTKSLRSTSIMVTHDVGHSLNLVDQIIFLAHGEIVFSGSPAEMERSDSDWVRQFVRGEPNGPVAFRYPAKTSLQQDLWVAKG; encoded by the coding sequence ATTATGACCGTCCCTTTTATTGAATTTCAAAACGTTGCCTTTGCCTATGGCGCGCGTCCGATTTTGCAGAACGTGAGTTTTGCGGTGGAGCAAGGGCGGTTTGCCGCGATTATGGGCGGCTCGGGCAGCGGCAAAACCACGCTGATGCGCTTGATTACCGGGCAGCTTCGCCCCAGCGCGGGCAAGGTTTTGCTCAACGGGCGCGATTTGGGCGCGTTTTCGGCGGGCGAATTAAACGAACACCGCCGCCGCATGGGTGTGTTGTTTCAGCAGGGCGCGCTGTTTACCGATTTGAACGTGTTTGATAATTTGGCGTTTCCGATGCGCGAATTAACAGAGCTGCCTGAAAGCGTGATACGCGATTTGGTGCTGTTAAAGCTCAATGCGGTGGGCTTGCGCGGCGTGGAAAAGCTGATGCCGGCGGAATTATCGGGCGGCATGGCGCGGCGCGTGGCATTGGCACGCACGATTGCGCTAGACCCCGAGCTGATGCTGTTTGACGAGCCGTTCACGGGGCTAGACCCGATTTCGCTGGGCGTGATCGCGCATTTGATTCATCGGGTTACCAAATCGCTGCGCTCCACCAGCATTATGGTTACGCACGATGTGGGGCATTCGCTGAACTTGGTGGACCAAATTATTTTCTTGGCGCATGGCGAGATTGTGTTTTCAGGCAGCCCTGCCGAGATGGAACGCAGCGATTCGGATTGGGTGCGGCAGTTTGTGCGCGGCGAGCCCAATGGGCCGGTGGCGTTTCGTTATCCCGCGAAAACGAGTTTGCAGCAAGATTTGTGGGTGGCAAAAGGATGA
- a CDS encoding efflux RND transporter periplasmic adaptor subunit translates to MMKKVFKWVAALVILAGLGWYGYQKMQPKNEATFITEEVKRGKIAQTVSATGEIAATNLVDVGAQVSGQIKKMHVKIGDVVKEGDLIAEIDNVTQVNEVNTRKAQLQTYQAQLESAQVALKIAQRKYSRYKSLASADAVSKEEFEATEDSLATNRAKIKELQSSIHQTQIAINTAEKDLGYTRITAPSAGTVVSLVVEQGQTINSSQTSPTVVQIADLTSMTNKMQIAEGDATKVKAGQTVNFTILSEPDTPISAKLDSIDPGLTTMSQGSYSKSTDTTSNAIYYYARATVPNPEGKLAIGMTTQNTVEIASADNVLMVPTVAIKTKDGKKFVRVLEANNQAVDREIQTGLKDSMNTEVKSGLNEGEKVVMSEMGAAEKAEAVEREMAGPPR, encoded by the coding sequence ATGATGAAAAAAGTGTTTAAATGGGTTGCCGCATTGGTGATTTTGGCTGGATTGGGTTGGTATGGTTATCAAAAAATGCAGCCCAAAAATGAGGCAACTTTTATTACGGAAGAGGTGAAACGCGGCAAAATCGCGCAAACGGTGTCAGCTACGGGCGAGATTGCGGCGACAAATTTGGTGGACGTGGGCGCGCAGGTGTCGGGGCAAATCAAAAAGATGCACGTTAAAATCGGCGATGTGGTGAAAGAAGGCGATTTGATTGCGGAAATTGATAATGTTACCCAAGTGAACGAAGTCAACACGCGCAAGGCGCAGTTGCAAACTTATCAGGCGCAGTTGGAATCGGCGCAGGTGGCGTTGAAAATTGCGCAGCGCAAATACAGCCGTTATAAATCGCTAGCCAGCGCGGATGCGGTGTCCAAAGAGGAATTTGAGGCAACGGAAGACAGCTTGGCTACCAATCGCGCGAAAATCAAAGAGTTACAATCGTCTATCCACCAAACGCAAATTGCGATTAACACAGCGGAAAAAGATTTGGGCTACACGCGGATTACTGCGCCTTCTGCGGGCACGGTGGTTTCGTTGGTGGTAGAGCAAGGGCAAACCATCAATTCCAGCCAAACTTCGCCTACTGTGGTGCAGATTGCGGATTTGACGAGCATGACCAACAAAATGCAAATTGCGGAGGGCGATGCAACCAAGGTAAAGGCGGGGCAAACGGTGAATTTTACGATTTTGTCTGAGCCTGATACGCCGATTAGCGCGAAGTTGGACAGCATTGACCCCGGTTTAACCACGATGTCGCAAGGTTCATACAGCAAATCTACCGATACGACTTCTAACGCGATTTATTATTATGCGCGAGCGACGGTGCCTAATCCTGAGGGCAAGCTGGCGATTGGGATGACCACGCAAAACACGGTGGAAATTGCTTCGGCGGATAATGTTTTGATGGTGCCGACTGTGGCGATTAAAACCAAGGATGGCAAGAAATTTGTGCGGGTGCTGGAGGCGAACAATCAGGCGGTGGATAGGGAGATTCAAACGGGCTTGAAAGACAGCATGAACACGGAAGTGAAATCGGGCTTGAACGAGGGCGAAAAGGTGGTGATGTCGGAAATGGGGGCGGCGGAAAAAGCAGAGGCGGTTGAAAGAGAGATGGCGGGGCCTCCGCGATAG